AGGGGATCATGTGTTTCCTTGTGGTTGGAGTGGATGGGGGCAGGGCGCGGGCGCTGCCCGGAAAGGGGCGCCGCGGGGCAGGAGCTGCCGGGCGGCCGGGGCCTTTCGTGAGCGTTCAGGCCTGCCCGTCCGGGAAAAGGCGGGCAGGGCGGATCCGTGACGTGCGGCGGCGCGGACCGCAGCCTGGCTGCGGGGGCTTCGTGCGTGTACGTCAGGCGGGGCCTCCTTCCGGCGGACGGAGGCCCCGCGGTGGGTGCGTGTGCCGCGTGGGGGAGCTGCTCCCCTGCCGGGGGAGCGACCTTCCCGGACAAAGCGCATCCGGGGAAGGCCCCCCGCAAGCATCGCGGCGGCGCGGCGCTAGAACATCTGCCGCATGAGGTCCTCGCCGCCGCCGGAGGTATCGGGGGCCGCCGGGGCACTGCTGCCCGTGGCCGGGTCCTCGCTGGCATTGTCGATGGCCGAGAGGCCGGGACCGGGCACGCCCTGGAAGGCCAGGCCGTCCTGCATGGTGATGCCGGGCGGCATGATGAAGTCCTGGGGCTGGTCCTTGTACAGGTCCTCGATCTGGCTGCGGTAATAGCGGAAGATGGGGGCCGCGGTACGGCCGCCCTGCTCCTGCTTGCCCAGGGACTGGAGCTGGTCGAAGCCCACATAGACGCCCGTGACCAGAGAGGGCGAGAAGCCCACGAACCAGGCGTCGTTCTCGTCGTTGCTGGTGCCGGTCTTGCCGGCGATGACGTGCCCTTCCACACGGGCGCGGCTGCCGGTGCCGGAGTTGACCACGTTCTTGAGCAGGGTGGCCATCTGGTAGGCGTTCTGCGGGGTGAGGGCCTGCCAGTGCTGGATGTCCTGCCGGTAGAGCTCGCGGCCGTTGTTGTCGGTGATGGAGGTGATGATGCGCGGGCGCACGCCCAGGCCCTGGTTGGCGAAGGCGGCGTAGGCCTGCGTCAGGTTGAGGGGCGAGACGGCCACGGCGCCGAGGCTGATGGACAGTTCCTGCGGGAAGTGGGGCTCGAGGCCCAGCATCTTGGCACGCTGGATGACGTTGCTGATGCCAACCTTGTGGGCCAGGCGCACGGTGCAGGTGTTGCGGGAAAGGGTCAGGGCCTCATAGAGCGGCATGATGCCGCGGAAGTTCTTTTCGTAGTTGCCGGGCCGCCAGACTTCGTTGGTGTAGGGGTTCACATAGACGAAGGGGCCGTCCAGCACCGAGGACGTGGGCGTGAAGCCGAAGTCCAGGGCCGTGGAGTAGACCACGGGCTTGAAGCTGGAACCGGGCTGGCGCCGGGCCTGGGTGGCACGGTTGAAGTGGCTGTCGCCGAACTGGTAGCCGCCGATGAGGGCCACCACATCGCCGCTCTGGGTCTCCACGGAAGCCAGGGCCCCCTGCACCAGCGGCTCCTGCTGGAGGAGCAGGGTGATGGGCTTTTGCGGCGAGGCCGTGGCGGCATCGAAATCCACGGTCCTGGTGGCGGGCTTGCCCTTTTTGCCGCCCTCGGCCTGGACGGTCACGGGCGCGGCCGAGACCATGATCAGGTCGTTGACGTGCAGCACCTTGCGGGCGTCGCGCACGGCGGGAGCGCCCCAGCCGGAGATCTTGCGGTTGGGGGTACGGGCCCAGGACATGTTGGCCACGGGGATGTAGCCGGTATAGCCCTTGCCCAGCAGGACACGGGCGCCCTTGGCGTCCACGGCCGTGACCACGGCCTGCACCCAGGCCTTGCCCATGAGGTCGGCAGGGGCAAAGGTGCTTTTT
This is a stretch of genomic DNA from Desulfovibrio piger. It encodes these proteins:
- a CDS encoding penicillin-binding protein 1A, which gives rise to MNVKKVFLWSFGLLFTLGILGCAAVAGLFYWASRDLPDLERLTGYEAPQATVILARDGSIIGTLATEKRYSITLKEMSPWLPMSFLAAEDDSFYQHHGVDPVAIARAFIYNLRNKAAGGGQQGGSTITQQIIKQLLLSSERSYTRKMKEAILAYRLEHTVSKDDILQTYLNYIYLGQHSYGVEAAARTYFGKHASDITLAESAVIAGLPQAPSRYNPFRHPDAAKARQMYVLGRLRTLKWITEEQYQQAINEPLVYWSMPENRGGASKWYFEEARRLLVEFFTEENLRTLGIDTLKSGEEYVYTAGLTVRTAMDPVQQDAAGAALRRGLEELDKRQGWRGPVKKLSPAEVTEFTEKSTFAPADLMGKAWVQAVVTAVDAKGARVLLGKGYTGYIPVANMSWARTPNRKISGWGAPAVRDARKVLHVNDLIMVSAAPVTVQAEGGKKGKPATRTVDFDAATASPQKPITLLLQQEPLVQGALASVETQSGDVVALIGGYQFGDSHFNRATQARRQPGSSFKPVVYSTALDFGFTPTSSVLDGPFVYVNPYTNEVWRPGNYEKNFRGIMPLYEALTLSRNTCTVRLAHKVGISNVIQRAKMLGLEPHFPQELSISLGAVAVSPLNLTQAYAAFANQGLGVRPRIITSITDNNGRELYRQDIQHWQALTPQNAYQMATLLKNVVNSGTGSRARVEGHVIAGKTGTSNDENDAWFVGFSPSLVTGVYVGFDQLQSLGKQEQGGRTAAPIFRYYRSQIEDLYKDQPQDFIMPPGITMQDGLAFQGVPGPGLSAIDNASEDPATGSSAPAAPDTSGGGEDLMRQMF